The nucleotide sequence GGACCTGCTGTAGGTTGTTCGGAGCTGGAGGTTGTTCTCTTCTGCATATGTGCTGTGATGAATTTGTCAAGGTGGCCTTGTCGTGCCAACCGCTCCAGTAGATCCTTAGCAATGACACATTCGTCGGTTATGTAGCCGTGTTTCTGATGAAAGGTGCAGTATTTGGATTTGTCAATGTTTTTTGGTTTGGGATAACTTCCTGCCTTTTCGGGGGGGGGGGTTTGATCAGCTTGGAATTCAATATTTCCTTAATTATGCCGTCCCTTTTAGTGTTGAACTGGTTATAGGATTCATAGCGAGGAACTGGTTTGAAACTCTTCGTGTTATCGCGAGGTTTTTCATCATCTTTAGTGGCCAACTTATCTGCCTTTCGCGCTTGGCAGAGCTCTTCAATGTCTATCTGTCCCTTGGCTTTCTTGCGGAACTCGGCCAAGGTTTTTGGTTTAGTGACGGCAATGGTCTCCTGGAATTTACCTGGGCGGAGGCCACTTTTAATGGCATGAAGATGGACCTCGGGATGGAGATCGGGAATTTTCATGGCCACCTTCGTGAAGCGAGTAATATAATCTTTCAGACTTTCTTGTGGTCCTTGCTTAATGGTTGTTAGGTAGTCAGAATCGTGGAGGTATATTGCGGATGCTGCAAAATGGTCTTCAAATTGCTTAGCCAACTCCTAGAAACGTGATATAGAATCTGCAGGCAAAGAGCAAAACCAGTCAAGTGCAGGACCATCTAAAAAAGACGGGAAACATCGACATAGAATGGGATCAGATGCACCGTTGACAATCATAATAGATCGAAATTTTTTAACATGTTGCTTCGGGTCGCCCAATCCGTCATATGGGGTTAGAGTCGTCGGAAGGGTGAATTGTCTGGGGAGTTGAAAGTTCATTATGTCAGCTGTGAATGGCCCTGCAGAATTATCGAGCTTTTCTTCCTCATCATCAGGTTGGACTCCTTCACTCTGATGGTTCCCGTCATTGTTGCTCCGTGGTGTCTCAGAGACATGAGTTGGTAGTGATTGACGCTCGTCGTTCCCATGTTGCTCGTGATCATCATTATTGTGTTCCAGGTGAGCTTGAACTAGCTGCGTGATTTGGTTTTGCATTCTCTGATTTTTCTCCGCCATCCGCTGGTTTGCTTGTTGAAGCTCGGTCACCATCCGTAAAAGCTCGGATGGGATAGGGGGAGGAACATCAGCCATGAGAAAGTATAAGGAATTTGGGGCTTACAACAAATGGTATCTTAAATTGCgggcccacggtgggcgccaatgtTCTTGCCTACTTTTGCCGAGATATAGATCGTTTTTCTGAGAAGGTTGGCAGACTTCCGAGGTATAACAAGGACTACGTCGACGATGGAAGAACCGAGgaggtgggtacctgcaaaggcactccgacgctcaagtcagtagagGAATATATGTGTATAAGTTTTTCTTGGAAAGATTGCTTACCTTTTTTCGTTCCTGCTTCTCTCCTTATATCTGTTTGGATGAAGTTGATCGTTATGCCTGAGTTGTAACGTCTGGGAAGAAAATTAACTCCATGTCCGACGTTATTAGATGAAAATAAATGCTGATTATTGTAAATACTCGGTTATAATCGTGGATACGTTACCGAGCTATAACTCATAACCGACTTTACTGGTCATATCAGCCTGTTATTATATTTATAAACTACCACCTAAAACATATGACTTTCGACTCTGGGATTTTAAACAACACTTGTGTCTCTCGTTTAATTTAACCACAACTAACCCTTCCGTGGCTGTTAGAATATCGTTTTCTTATCTTCTCATTACCATTTTCAAAACTGACAAAACCTGAGCTTATTATTAGATATTCCTGCTAGCTACTTGTGGTGTCATTTTTCACTGTCACTTTTTGTTAGTTGGACAAAAATTAATATTCGGTAGGGTTATCAAATAGGTCAATCGGATTCGTTTAAAGAGGAGTAATAGGAGattagtagattttgtgatttgtaattattaattaattattaatagtatttttaatgatgtgagattttattatttaatggtaaaaaattatttattttttttattagttaaatacttatcaaattttaataaaagtattgATTCCTAAACTTTCTCTTGTTTAAATCTGTTTTATAGATTAAATAGATAGGTTTATTTAAGTTTATTTGTTTATGaactataattttttaataagaatcgTTCATGACCAATTTGATATGTTAAATAAATTggtctatttattattttattttagtttttaaaaaatattttgacaaaaatatttttttaaataaaaatcttaaacaagcaatatttttttttaaagttgatGGATTGAGTTTTTGGAttccataaaaaaaattagccaaaagtactaatttattttaagaaaagtATACAAAAATTCAAATGAGTCGCTTATTTAATTTGTAGATTGATCTGTTTaactcattatttttttttattgatgaattcaatccgtttaatttaaaatttaaatgaacTTAATTTTAGAAACAACAAATCTATCAGTTTAAATGAATAAATGAACCAGTCTAAAAAATATTTAGACAAATCTATCAATTTTTACGACCCTAATATTTGGTCAATTTTAGTGAATGAAAAAAATCACAACATATAGTTATGGTGtaaacttttaattttgtataattaCTTATTTTAATACGGTGACTAATTTATACGTATTAGTAATTTGGTacggtaaaaaaataaaataaaaaacgtcggtgaattatattttttagtcatcaattttattttaaatacttgatcaATATGTGTATTATACCAACACTAGAAAAATGTTAAGGTGCCAACAATATCTTTTTTAATCNNNNNNNNNNNNNNNNNNNNNNNNNNNNNNNNNNNNNNNNNNNNNNNNNNNNNNNNNNNNNNNNNNNNNNNNNNNNNNNNNNNNNNNNNNNNNNNNNNNNNNNNNNNNNNNNNNNNNNNNNNNNNNNNNNNNNNNNNNNNNNNNNNNNNNNNNNNNNNNNNNNNNNNNNNNNNNNNNNNNNNNNNNNNNNNNNNNNNNNNNNNNNNNNNNNNNNNNNNNNNNNNNNNNNNNNNNNNNNNNNNNNNNNNNNNNNNNNNNNNNNNNNNNNNNNNNNNNNNNNNNNNNNNNNNNNNNNNNNNNNNNNNNNNNNNNNNNNNNNNNNNNNNNNNNNNNNNNNNNNNNNNNNNNNNNNNNNNNNNNNNNNNNNNNNNNNNNNNNNNNNNNNNNNNNNNNNNNNNNNNNNNNNNNNNNNNNNNNNNNNNNNNNNNNNNNNNNNNNNNNNNNNNNNNNNNNNNNNNNNNNNNNNNNNNNNNNNNNNNNNNNNNNNNNNNNNNNNNNNNNNNNNNNNNNNNNNNNNNNNNNNNNNNNNNNNNNNNNNNNNNNTATCATGTACGATGGTGTAACAAAGGAAAGCGTTTTATTAGATAGATAACGATTTTTGTAAACAATATAAATAATAGATTTTACGATTGATTTAATAGAGTAAAAAAATACTCCATTCCTCAAATTACCTCATAAATCTTTATACTAGAATAATTATATGcacacctaatgaattgaacatctaatTATTGTTTATTATGTAtaagtaaatcgaatcaaaagaaataaccatccaattaaaaataatgaatataaTCATATGCCTACCTATTAAATTTTGACATATTCATTAtattatgaaaaagtataggtaaccaacaacATTTTTAAACAATGTTTGaacgaaaaaaataatataattattaaattttttaaaaatacaatttaatcaataaaaaaatattttattaaagaatattttggtaagcaaaatttaatgataaaatataaaatttttgttaatagatatttttttaaaaaataatttattttttcttaaaaaatggataaagttaatattagttaacatAAAAACTTTAAAATGGATTCaagaggaggttttttaaaagttagaagagAAAGGAatatacatttataaaatagaggagaGAAGAGTGTTATTTTAGCTAGCAGGAGAGGAGAGTGGAATTTTCTCTAATACTAATTAATTGGAAGATTATGTAGTGGATGGATCATGGATGTATGCATTTTATTATTTACCTCTTGTTCTGTTAAAGCTTGTAAAAATTGGTAGGTAGGAGGCTAGGAGCACATAATTATGTTGGTCTGATTGTGAAATGAACGTAACACTTCCGCATATGGATATCCAGGACTCAGGAACAATCTCAAATGACTCAAAAGAACCTAatgaattaaataatatattacaTTACTAAACTGAAAACACAGTCtgatttataaatttaattatgtATCTGGGCAGTAGGAAACTTGTTATCCCAGCTGAGAACACCATAGTTGGGGCTTCCACGAAATGCACCGGCATGTTTGGCAATGCCTGGTGTAGTGGCAAACTTCAGGTACGACGAGTTGCCGGTTGCATAGTACATCCATGCCCCTCCCCAAATAAACTCATCCCAATAACTTGTCTAGTTGTACAGCCTCTCAGCCTTCGAACCAGCTGCACTGTATCTCCCTCTCCCATCCCTCGAAAACTTGAACAATGTTATGGCCCCATGAACGAGTTTCTCCGCATAGCTTTTGTCGTCCTTGAACACAATGGAGGCCGCCGCTAAGGCCGCAGCCATCTCTGCTGCAAGATCCGAGCACCCTTGATGGCATTCCGTCACAGCTCGCGGATAATCGATGTCCTTCGGACCCATCCAACAGTGTTGCTCATTCGGAGTATTATTACTATTTTCCCCGCAGATCCAACCTaactatataaataattaattaagtaaccatgtattaaattaaaaataacagaGATATTATCAGAAGCTAAAAATTCAAGTGCAGTCAATCCACGTGGAGTGAATAGTTCAAAAACGTTAaatgatttaactaaattttcatatctaacgactctcaattatcaattttATATTAAGTTAACTGAGTTTTAACTTTTTCAGAATTACTTGTGAAACAAGAGTGTCGATGGTGTCAGCTGTATTGTTGAAGGTCTTGAGAAGGTAGTCAGTGCCCCATTTGATGATGTCCTTGACATGGGAAAGCTCCTCAGCAGCTTCGTATTTGGCGCTGTATTCAATGACGCTCCATGAGAGCATGGTCATGGCAAATGATTGAGGGAAGTGCAACTTTGTGGCATCTCCGCCTTATAGTACCCACCCACCAGATTCTTTATGGTGCCAGATACACCGGGTCCCTTTCCGTCTTCAACACACGAGTCACCCCTCCACGATACATTGTTATGCTTTGGGAGTTTTTCAGCTGAATCAATAAATCACCACACAAAAAATCTCAATTTTAAGAATCTTCTACGTCCTAATCGTATCAATTTAAGTAGTTTGGATATATAATTCCTAAGTTATGTATATGAGTAATTCTCCACGTTCAAAGCAATTTAACATCCAAGTTCattaagtgatttgagttacgcgtctttttttcattttctccccttgagcttcttctttttcttcttcttgtttcaaattcacttctttttcatctttttcactTTGAATGCTAcgtcttcttctcctccttcttcttccaaACCATAATTTACTCTTCGGAATCCGGTGTGTGAAAGCGCGGGTGTTCCTTCCTGCCTACCTTCTCCGTTGATTTCCATAGGGCGACCTATTTCAAGGACACAATTTATTGGATCGGAAGCAAAACAACACTGTTTTTTGATCTGAAGGAAGAATGCATGAAGGATGAC is from Arachis ipaensis cultivar K30076 chromosome B01, Araip1.1, whole genome shotgun sequence and encodes:
- the LOC107619611 gene encoding LOW QUALITY PROTEIN: endoglucanase 25 (The sequence of the model RefSeq protein was modified relative to this genomic sequence to represent the inferred CDS: inserted 3 bases in 2 codons; deleted 2 bases in 1 codon; substituted 2 bases at 2 genomic stop codons) codes for the protein MFERDSWSGPLEIHAADDDKIHNMLQQRGLDKAALLRPLDETERSWLLSPEHKSKMNKKMKNMDLGCIIISRKIFLWMIATIAISAFTAGFATLIAKTVPRHHHKXNYTLALHKALLFFNAQRSEKLPKHNNVSWRGDSCVEDGKGPGVSGTIKNLVGGYYXGGDATKLHFPQSFAMTMLSWSVIEYSAKYEAAEELSHVKDIIKWGTDYLLKTFNNTADTIDTLVSQLGWICGENSNNTPNEQHCWMGPKDIDYPRAVTECHQGCSDLAAEMAAALAAASIVFKDDKSYAEKLVHGAITLFKFSRDGRGRYSAAGSKAERLYNXTSYWDEFIWGGAWMYYATGNSSYLKFATTPGIAKHAGAFRGSPNYGVLSWDNKFPTAQVLLSHLRLFLSPGYPYAEVLRSFHNQTNIIMCSXSYLPIFTSFNRTRGK